One Bythopirellula goksoeyrii genomic window, GGATTCTCTCGCAACAAATTGCGACTCTCTGTAAAGAACTCCTGAAAGTCATCGCGTTGATAGTCGGGGTAGGTCCAGTCGAATGCATGCCAGGACTTCGCACGAAAACTCAGTGTCACTTCAGCATAGATCCCATCGGCAAGATAGATGCGATGGGCGTGGTCTTTGGTCGAGGCAAGCACCAGTTTGGCGAGGGTGAGATAACCAGGATCGAGATTGAGAGGCCTCGGCTCAGGATGTCCAGCCGATGCGGTATATTCAGCTTCCCATTCGTTCGTGAGTCTCTTGATCGCCGACAAATCGCCAGGATCGATGGGCGCGGCGGATACGATAAACTGCTTTTTCAGTTCGGTCCCCATCGTGGAAGTATAGTAATCCGTCTCTGTGAAATCGAATGCAGGGCTCGTCGCACCGGCAGGACCGAACGCGGTCGTGATTTTCTCGCGAGCCCATTCAAGGGCCGCATCGTAGCGACTGCTGATCGCTATGAGTAACAGAACCGGCTTGGGGGAGGAGATGTTGCCCATGTAATAATTTTCTCGAATCGCGTAACGGTTCGGCTAAGGGGATAGGAATAAGCCTCAGCCGGAGGGCCACTGCCCTCCGAAATTCAATATGCTCTAGCAAATACCCCCCGACGCTCACTCGCCTCTCCAGTGAAGATACACTTCCCCGATTCCGTTTGCGCATCAAGTGGCACGCACCGTACCGTGCATTTGAGTTCTTTCAGTTTCGCTTCCATCGTGGGGCTATCGACAAAATGGCAATGCGCCAATCCACCTGGAGCTCTCTCAGCGAAGTACTCCTCAAATTCTTCGAGTGAATCAATCTCAACGGTCGCCTCATTCCTCAAAGCTACTGCACGATCGAAGAGTGCCTGCTGGATTTCGGCAAGACGGTTGGCCACGGTGCCCACAACCTCGTCACGCGGGATAGCCTCACCCTTGCCTTCGATATCGCGGCGTTTGACGAATACCTTATCGTCAGCAATATCTCGGGGGCCAATCTCCATAATCAGTGGTACACCCCGTTTAATCCACTGCCACCGCTTGTCACCACCACGCAGGTCACGATCGTCAATCCGCACTCGAACCGTCTCAAAAGCATATTGCTGGGAAGCCAACTCCTCTTTCAGAGTCTCGCAATACGGCATGACATTGGCACGCTCCTCGTCGTTACGATACACTGGCAGAATCACTACCTGGGCGGGGGCCAGTTTTGGCGGCAACACTAACCCATCATCGTCGGAGTGGGTCATAATCAACCCACCCACAAGCCGGGTCGACACACCCCATGAAGTTGTCCAAGCGAACTGCAACTCGCCGTCCACGTTCTGAAATTTGATCTCCTGAGCCTTCGCAAAATTCTGTCCTAAGAAATGCGACGTCCCCGCCTGCAGGGCTTTTCGGTCTTGCATCAGGGCCTCAATGCTGTAGGTGGCCACCGCACCGGGGAACCGTTCACCGGCAGTTTTCTCACCTTTAATCACCGGCATCGCCATCACCCCTTCGGCAAATTCCGCGTACACCTCAAGCATCTGCCGAGTTTCGGCGAGAGCCTCATCCTCGCTTGCATGCACCGTATGCCCCTCCTGCCAGAGAAACTCGGTGGTGCGGAGGAACATCCGAGTGCGCAATTCCCAGCGGACGACATTGGCCCATTGATTGATAAGAATCGGCAAGTCGCGATACGACTGCACCCAACGGGCAAAAGTGGCACCGATGATCGTCTCACTTGTTGGCCGGACGATCAACGGCTCTTCTAGCTTGGCGCTTGGTGCCGGTTGAAGCCCACCCTGGCCGTCGGGCTCCAGACGGTGGTGCGTCACGACCGCGCATTCTTTGGCAAAGCCCTCGACGTGCTCAGCTTCTTTCTCCAAAAAACTCATCGGGATAAACAAGGGGAAATAGGCATTCTCATGGCCGGTGGCCTTGAACATCGCATCGAGCTGCCGTTGGATGTTTTCCCATATGGCATAACCCCAAGGCTTGATGACCATGCAGCCACGAACGTCGGAGTTCTCGGCAAGATCGGCCGCCTTGACGACTTGCTGATACCACTCGGGGTAATTCTCAGCGCGGGTGGGTGTAATCGCAGTTTTCGGTGCTTTGGGCATAGTGTTAAGTAGAACTTGTGTCTAAGAAATAGCCGCGACTCAACGAGTCGCAGGGAAAACATCAACAAATCAGGGTCACATTCTAGTCGAATCCCCACTGGGAGAGAATCGCAGCAGAAATATTGCGGATCTGATGGCACCAGCGAGTCGGGCGAAAATGTGCTAAGATGTTGCGTTTGGCCAGGCGATGCGTTGCATCATCGGCTATTCACGAACCACTTGCCACAAGCAACCACTCACCTATGTCCTCAGATTCTCGACGCTTTGTCAGCCAGCTTGCTCACAACGAGCCAGTCAGTCAGGTATTTCTGGCTTCCGACAAGCAACTTCGACCTAACCGCAATGGCAACCTCTATCTACAAGTGGATCTCTCCGACCGTAGCGGTTCAGTCAACACCCGCATGTGGAATGCCACAGACAACGACTACAAGGCATTCGACAATGGCGATTACGTTCACGTGGAGGGTGCAACGCAGTTGTTTCAGGGCAACATGCAGCTCATCGCCACGCGCATCCGCAAGGCCCGGCCAGATGAACTCGATGAAGGAGATTTCATCACCCTTCAATCGGCCGATATAGAGAAGATGCGCACGCGTCTCACCGAGATCCTGGAACAGATTCAATCGACGCCACTAACGAGGCTCGCCAAGGGTTTTCTCAAAGACGATGCCTTTATGGACAAGTTCTGCCGCGCGCCAGCCGGCATGAAAAACCACCATGCTTACCAAGGTGGTCTGTTAGAACATGTGTTGAGTTTGATGGAACTGGTACTGGCGGTCGCACCCAAGTATCCCCAGCTCTCGCAAGACAAACTTCTAATGGGCGCGTTTCTCCATGACGCCGCCAAGACGGACGAGCTTTTCTACGATCGCGATATTGGCTACACCGATGCCGGACAACTGCTAGGCCACATGGTGATCGGCGTTTCGATGCTCGACGAAAAAGTGCGGCAAATCGTTCAGCAGGACGGCCAG contains:
- a CDS encoding DUF4416 family protein gives rise to the protein MGNISSPKPVLLLIAISSRYDAALEWAREKITTAFGPAGATSPAFDFTETDYYTSTMGTELKKQFIVSAAPIDPGDLSAIKRLTNEWEAEYTASAGHPEPRPLNLDPGYLTLAKLVLASTKDHAHRIYLADGIYAEVTLSFRAKSWHAFDWTYPDYQRDDFQEFFTESRNLLRENPLTGN
- the proS gene encoding proline--tRNA ligase, coding for MPKAPKTAITPTRAENYPEWYQQVVKAADLAENSDVRGCMVIKPWGYAIWENIQRQLDAMFKATGHENAYFPLFIPMSFLEKEAEHVEGFAKECAVVTHHRLEPDGQGGLQPAPSAKLEEPLIVRPTSETIIGATFARWVQSYRDLPILINQWANVVRWELRTRMFLRTTEFLWQEGHTVHASEDEALAETRQMLEVYAEFAEGVMAMPVIKGEKTAGERFPGAVATYSIEALMQDRKALQAGTSHFLGQNFAKAQEIKFQNVDGELQFAWTTSWGVSTRLVGGLIMTHSDDDGLVLPPKLAPAQVVILPVYRNDEERANVMPYCETLKEELASQQYAFETVRVRIDDRDLRGGDKRWQWIKRGVPLIMEIGPRDIADDKVFVKRRDIEGKGEAIPRDEVVGTVANRLAEIQQALFDRAVALRNEATVEIDSLEEFEEYFAERAPGGLAHCHFVDSPTMEAKLKELKCTVRCVPLDAQTESGKCIFTGEASERRGVFARAY
- a CDS encoding 3'-5' exoribonuclease YhaM family protein: MSSDSRRFVSQLAHNEPVSQVFLASDKQLRPNRNGNLYLQVDLSDRSGSVNTRMWNATDNDYKAFDNGDYVHVEGATQLFQGNMQLIATRIRKARPDELDEGDFITLQSADIEKMRTRLTEILEQIQSTPLTRLAKGFLKDDAFMDKFCRAPAGMKNHHAYQGGLLEHVLSLMELVLAVAPKYPQLSQDKLLMGAFLHDAAKTDELFYDRDIGYTDAGQLLGHMVIGVSMLDEKVRQIVQQDGQPFPERLLIELKHLIISHHGEYEYGSPKLPMTLEAIVLHLLDNLDAKVASFSQLMADCPNSESNWTQYFSQIGRKLFKPEKED